The following are encoded in a window of Sphaerisporangium siamense genomic DNA:
- the glgA gene encoding glycogen synthase, protein MRVDLLSREYPPEVYGGAGVHVEYLAGELRKLAEVRVRCFGAPRAETGVDAYRVPDGLGGANAALQVFGVDLEMAAACAGTDLVHSHTWYANLAGHVAKMLHGVPHVVTTHSLEPLRPWKAEQLGGGYTLSCWAERTALLAADAVIAVSEGMRRDVLACYPEIAPERVSVIHNGIDTARYAPDHGTGVLTRHGIDPGRPYVVFVGRITRQKGLAHLLRAARAFDPGVQIVLCAGAPDTPEIAAEVTGLVEELRAGRAGVVWISEMLPRPEVIQILTGASVFVCPSVYEPMGIVNLEAMACETAVVATATGGIPEVVADGETGLLVPIDQGADGEPHDPEAFAAAIADRVNALLADPARAAALGRAGRARAVERFSWPAIAARTRELYATLL, encoded by the coding sequence ATGCGAGTCGATCTCCTGAGCCGCGAGTACCCGCCCGAGGTCTACGGCGGGGCCGGAGTCCATGTGGAATACCTCGCCGGGGAGCTGAGGAAGCTGGCCGAGGTGCGCGTCCGCTGCTTCGGCGCCCCGCGGGCCGAGACCGGGGTGGACGCCTACCGGGTCCCGGACGGCCTCGGCGGCGCCAACGCGGCCCTGCAGGTCTTCGGCGTGGACCTGGAGATGGCCGCCGCCTGCGCCGGGACCGACCTCGTGCACAGCCACACCTGGTACGCCAACCTCGCCGGCCACGTCGCCAAGATGCTGCACGGCGTCCCGCACGTGGTCACCACCCACAGCCTGGAGCCGCTGCGCCCCTGGAAGGCCGAGCAGCTCGGCGGCGGCTACACCCTGTCCTGCTGGGCCGAGCGCACCGCGCTGCTCGCCGCCGACGCGGTGATCGCCGTCTCGGAGGGCATGCGGCGCGACGTGCTGGCCTGCTACCCCGAGATCGCGCCCGAGCGGGTCAGCGTGATCCACAACGGCATCGACACCGCGCGGTACGCGCCCGACCACGGCACCGGCGTGCTGACCCGCCACGGCATCGACCCCGGCCGGCCGTACGTGGTCTTCGTCGGCCGCATCACCCGGCAGAAGGGCCTGGCCCACCTGCTGCGCGCCGCCCGGGCGTTCGACCCCGGCGTCCAGATCGTGCTCTGCGCGGGCGCCCCGGACACGCCCGAGATCGCGGCCGAGGTCACCGGCCTGGTGGAGGAGCTGCGCGCCGGGCGGGCGGGCGTCGTGTGGATCTCCGAGATGCTCCCGAGGCCCGAGGTGATCCAGATCCTCACCGGCGCCTCGGTGTTCGTGTGCCCCTCGGTGTACGAGCCGATGGGCATCGTGAACCTGGAGGCCATGGCCTGCGAGACCGCCGTCGTGGCCACCGCGACCGGCGGCATCCCCGAGGTGGTCGCCGACGGCGAGACCGGCCTGCTCGTTCCCATCGACCAGGGCGCCGACGGCGAGCCGCACGACCCCGAGGCGTTCGCCGCCGCCATCGCGGACCGGGTGAACGCCCTCCTGGCCGACCCGGCGCGCGCCGCCGCTCTGGGACGGGCCGGGCGAGCCCGCGCCGTGGAGCGTTTCTCCTGGCCCGCGATCGCGGCGCGCACCCGCGAGCTCTACGCGACGTTGCTCTAG
- the pgeF gene encoding peptidoglycan editing factor PgeF — translation MAFTDRHGGVSSGAYGTRNLGGGVGDDPGAVAENRARTAEGFGLDPADVVFMRQVHGRDVAHVTMPFDGEPPPLDGVFTDRPGLGLAVLVADCAPVLLADPSAGLAGAAHSGRAGTAAGVVTALAEAMRARGARDLVALVGPLACGSCYEVPEAMRAEFAAALPEAWSSTRAGTPALDLRAAISAQLARAGVEDVRHDARCTIETADLFSHRRDRPTGRFAGYVWLDG, via the coding sequence ATGGCCTTCACCGACCGCCACGGGGGAGTCAGCTCGGGGGCGTACGGCACGCGCAACCTCGGCGGCGGCGTGGGGGACGACCCCGGGGCCGTCGCGGAGAACCGCGCGCGCACCGCCGAGGGCTTCGGCCTCGACCCCGCGGACGTGGTGTTCATGCGGCAGGTCCACGGCCGCGACGTCGCCCACGTGACCATGCCGTTCGACGGCGAGCCGCCCCCGCTGGACGGGGTGTTCACCGACAGGCCCGGGCTCGGGCTGGCGGTGCTGGTCGCCGACTGCGCGCCCGTCCTCCTCGCCGACCCCTCCGCCGGCCTGGCCGGCGCCGCGCACTCCGGCCGCGCCGGCACGGCCGCCGGGGTGGTGACCGCCCTGGCCGAGGCCATGCGCGCCCGCGGCGCCCGCGACCTGGTCGCGCTGGTCGGCCCGCTCGCGTGCGGCTCCTGCTACGAGGTCCCCGAGGCCATGCGCGCCGAGTTCGCCGCCGCGCTGCCCGAGGCGTGGTCGTCCACCCGCGCGGGCACCCCCGCCCTCGACCTGCGGGCCGCCATCTCCGCCCAGCTCGCCCGCGCCGGCGTGGAGGACGTCCGCCACGACGCGCGCTGCACCATCGAGACCGCCGACCTGTTCTCTCACCGGCGCGACCGCCCGACCGGCAGGTTCGCCGGGTACGTCTGGCTCGACGGCTGA
- a CDS encoding acyltransferase family protein translates to MPAQLAVPPVPPAGPPPPVSRARPGRDLFIDLLRLFGIGMVVLEHWSIPVLSYAGGRVTTGNAFSSPGAFVITWITQVMPLVFFAGGAANAISHRSHVSRGGGDARWLAGRVRRLAWPVLPLAAVWIPLPYLLPAFGLPEQPMLVAARLAGQLLWFLAIYLVAVAATPWLLRLGERFGGRVPAALAVAAVLTDVIRFTGAEAAGYANVAFVWLAVHQLGFLYAQGRLAGFRLMAVGGFVTAAALVAFGPYPGSMIGLPGAISNMAPPTVALLGVAFGQIGLAMLLRPRIVRLAARPRVARVAAWAGPRMMTVYLWHMSALFVVAGVAVVGFGLATPAPASAAWLAGWPLWLAALALVAWPLIRLFARHEEPPAAAGANPGAVRVAAATGLAGAGLLTLTVTGFAPGVAPMLGAAAVLTGVALVTPTRRRAAVSRLPVPAARASGRTAQPSSQTYPANLPVGRSRR, encoded by the coding sequence ATGCCCGCCCAGCTCGCCGTCCCCCCGGTCCCCCCGGCCGGACCGCCGCCTCCCGTCTCCCGGGCCCGCCCCGGCCGCGACCTGTTCATCGATCTGCTGCGGCTGTTCGGCATCGGGATGGTGGTGCTGGAGCACTGGAGCATCCCGGTCCTCTCCTACGCCGGGGGACGCGTCACCACGGGCAACGCCTTCAGCTCGCCGGGCGCGTTCGTGATCACCTGGATCACCCAGGTGATGCCGCTGGTCTTCTTCGCCGGCGGCGCCGCCAACGCGATCAGCCACCGATCGCACGTCTCGCGCGGCGGCGGGGACGCGCGCTGGCTGGCCGGGCGCGTGCGGCGCCTGGCCTGGCCGGTGCTCCCGCTGGCTGCGGTGTGGATCCCGCTCCCCTACCTGCTGCCGGCGTTCGGGCTGCCGGAGCAGCCCATGCTGGTCGCCGCCCGGCTGGCTGGGCAGTTGCTGTGGTTCCTCGCGATCTACCTGGTCGCGGTGGCGGCCACGCCGTGGCTGCTGCGCCTCGGCGAGCGGTTCGGCGGGCGCGTGCCCGCCGCGCTGGCCGTGGCCGCCGTGCTCACCGACGTGATCAGGTTCACCGGCGCCGAGGCGGCCGGATACGCCAACGTGGCGTTCGTCTGGCTGGCGGTCCACCAGCTCGGCTTCCTCTACGCCCAGGGCAGGCTCGCCGGGTTCCGGCTCATGGCCGTGGGCGGCTTCGTCACCGCCGCCGCCCTGGTCGCCTTCGGGCCGTACCCGGGCAGCATGATCGGCCTGCCGGGGGCGATCTCCAACATGGCCCCGCCGACCGTGGCGCTGCTCGGCGTGGCGTTCGGGCAGATCGGGCTGGCGATGCTGCTGCGTCCCCGCATCGTGCGCCTGGCCGCGCGGCCCCGGGTGGCGCGGGTCGCGGCGTGGGCGGGCCCGCGCATGATGACCGTCTATCTGTGGCACATGAGCGCGCTGTTCGTGGTCGCGGGCGTGGCCGTGGTGGGCTTCGGCCTGGCGACCCCGGCCCCGGCGAGCGCCGCGTGGCTGGCCGGGTGGCCGCTGTGGCTGGCCGCGCTGGCGCTGGTGGCCTGGCCGCTGATCCGGCTGTTCGCGCGGCACGAGGAGCCGCCCGCCGCGGCCGGGGCGAACCCGGGCGCGGTCCGGGTCGCCGCCGCGACGGGCCTGGCGGGGGCGGGGCTGCTCACCCTGACCGTCACCGGCTTCGCGCCCGGCGTCGCGCCGATGCTGGGGGCGGCGGCCGTGCTGACGGGGGTGGCGCTGGTCACGCCGACGCGGCGACGGGCGGCCGTGTCCAGGCTCCCGGTGCCGGCGGCTCGGGCGTCCGGCCGTACGGCTCAGCCGTCGAGCCAGACGTACCCGGCGAACCTGCCGGTCGGGCGGTCGCGCCGGTGA
- a CDS encoding sensor histidine kinase produces MTSPFKRLGTDTRYLLLGFPLGVLSFCLLLPGLVAGIGTAVVWLGLPILAGTLLMARGFANVARSRLPEILGRPVALPRLKRAPEGASRPRRMMQPLLDGQSWLDLLHGIVVFPVATITFVVTVAWWGVTLTGLLYPLFGWIIPQSPDNVQLPELLGLGRGYTVDALFYVAVGAVFGLTLPLVLRSAALLQAGLGRALLTGVAELRERIDDLTEGRAAAVSAEADALRRLERDIHDGPQQRLVHLAMELSRAQRQMRRDPQAAQATLAEAITATRDTLDELRALSRGIAPPILSDRGLAPALAALAGRCTVPVELDVQTAERYTAVVENTVYYVAAESLTNVAKHSRAQLCTLSLTRLGDTLVLSIGDDGVGGAHVAKGHGLSGLADRLRAVDGELAVQSPVGGPTLIVAEVPCG; encoded by the coding sequence ATGACCTCCCCTTTCAAGCGTCTCGGCACGGACACCCGCTACCTGCTGCTGGGCTTTCCTCTTGGCGTGCTGAGCTTCTGCCTGCTGCTGCCGGGCCTCGTGGCGGGGATCGGCACGGCCGTGGTGTGGCTGGGGCTGCCGATCCTGGCCGGGACCCTGCTGATGGCCAGGGGTTTCGCCAACGTCGCGCGCAGCAGGCTGCCCGAGATCCTCGGCAGGCCCGTGGCCCTGCCGCGCCTCAAGAGGGCGCCCGAGGGGGCGAGCCGGCCGCGCCGGATGATGCAGCCGCTGCTGGACGGCCAGTCGTGGCTGGACCTGCTGCACGGCATCGTGGTGTTCCCCGTGGCGACCATCACCTTCGTCGTGACCGTGGCGTGGTGGGGGGTGACGCTGACCGGCCTGCTCTACCCGTTGTTCGGATGGATCATCCCCCAGTCGCCCGACAACGTGCAGCTCCCCGAGCTGCTCGGGCTGGGCAGGGGCTACACCGTGGACGCGCTGTTCTACGTCGCCGTCGGGGCGGTGTTCGGGCTGACCCTGCCGCTGGTCCTGCGGAGCGCCGCCCTGCTGCAGGCCGGTCTCGGCCGGGCGCTGCTCACCGGCGTGGCCGAGCTGCGCGAGCGCATCGACGACCTCACCGAGGGGCGCGCCGCCGCGGTGTCGGCGGAGGCCGACGCCCTGCGCAGGCTGGAGCGCGACATCCACGACGGGCCGCAGCAGCGTCTGGTCCACCTGGCGATGGAGCTGTCCCGGGCCCAGCGCCAGATGCGCAGGGACCCGCAGGCCGCCCAGGCGACGCTCGCCGAGGCGATCACCGCGACCCGCGACACGCTGGACGAGCTGCGCGCCCTGTCGCGGGGCATCGCGCCGCCGATCCTGAGCGACCGCGGCCTGGCCCCCGCGCTCGCCGCGCTCGCCGGACGCTGCACGGTCCCGGTGGAGCTCGACGTGCAGACCGCCGAGCGGTACACCGCCGTCGTCGAGAACACCGTCTACTACGTGGCGGCCGAGTCGCTGACCAACGTCGCCAAGCACAGCAGGGCCCAGCTCTGCACGCTGTCGCTCACCCGCCTGGGGGACACGCTGGTGCTGAGCATCGGCGATGATGGGGTCGGCGGCGCCCACGTCGCCAAGGGGCACGGTCTGTCCGGGCTCGCCGACCGGCTGCGCGCGGTCGACGGCGAGCTGGCCGTCCAGTCGCCCGTCGGAGGTCCCACTTTGATCGTCGCGGAGGTGCCGTGCGGGTAG
- a CDS encoding response regulator, with protein sequence MRVVVADDAVLIRSGLIRLLEEFGCEVVDAVGDGDALVKSVVAHRPDISVVDVRMPPGFTDEGLRAAVEARRRVPGSPIMILSQYVEVSYADDLLADARGAVGYLLKDRVADVDEFLEGLRRVASGGTVFDPQVVAQLMVRRRRDDPLASLTPREREVLGLMAEGKSNPAIGRQLVITDGAVEKHVRSIFNKLGLYADDGDQHRRVLAVLAYLRS encoded by the coding sequence GTGCGGGTAGTCGTCGCCGATGACGCCGTGCTCATCAGGTCCGGCCTGATCAGGCTGCTGGAGGAGTTCGGCTGCGAGGTGGTGGACGCGGTCGGCGACGGCGACGCCCTGGTGAAGTCCGTCGTCGCCCACCGCCCCGACATCTCGGTCGTGGACGTCCGCATGCCGCCCGGTTTCACCGACGAGGGCCTGCGCGCCGCCGTGGAGGCCCGGCGGCGGGTGCCGGGCTCCCCGATCATGATCCTTTCGCAGTACGTCGAGGTGTCCTACGCCGACGACCTGCTGGCCGACGCGCGCGGCGCGGTCGGCTACCTGCTCAAGGACCGCGTGGCCGACGTGGACGAGTTCCTGGAGGGGCTGCGTCGCGTGGCCTCCGGCGGCACCGTTTTCGACCCTCAGGTGGTGGCCCAGTTGATGGTCAGGCGACGGCGCGACGACCCGCTCGCGTCGCTGACCCCGCGCGAGCGCGAGGTGCTAGGCCTGATGGCCGAGGGGAAGTCCAACCCGGCGATCGGCCGGCAGCTCGTCATCACCGACGGCGCGGTCGAGAAGCACGTGCGCAGCATCTTCAACAAGCTCGGCCTGTACGCCGACGACGGCGACCAGCACCGGCGGGTGCTCGCCGTGCTGGCCTACCTGCGCTCCTGA
- a CDS encoding GNAT family N-acetyltransferase, which translates to METLSRRTATDQAGRPVLSYVEGTRAGRPWADLARELAPGAVEVILRDMPGWVISCDEDLARRLLAAGARPRRHAHVHSRDLRADPAPAEWAETGYGVVSCDAVPAAEVFPAWRAAYPAGHPDHNPRTDAEALEGELAPLLAGESYGPLLPCGGLLLRDDRVVAGVLVGGHGDPPLAGPWIYDVFRDPNPRYAGLGAVMLRRALALATLHGLPALGLAVTEGNPARRLYERLGFRHVLTSVTVVVPG; encoded by the coding sequence GTGGAGACTCTCAGCCGCCGGACGGCCACCGACCAGGCCGGGCGCCCGGTGCTCAGCTACGTCGAGGGCACGCGCGCCGGGCGCCCCTGGGCCGACCTCGCCCGCGAGCTCGCCCCCGGCGCGGTCGAGGTGATCCTGCGCGACATGCCGGGCTGGGTGATCTCCTGCGACGAGGACCTCGCCCGCCGCCTGCTCGCCGCGGGAGCCCGCCCGCGGCGGCACGCCCACGTCCACTCGCGAGACCTGCGCGCCGACCCGGCCCCCGCGGAGTGGGCCGAGACCGGCTACGGCGTGGTGTCCTGCGACGCCGTCCCCGCCGCCGAGGTGTTCCCCGCCTGGCGCGCCGCCTATCCGGCCGGCCACCCCGACCACAATCCCCGCACCGACGCCGAGGCCCTCGAAGGGGAGCTCGCGCCGCTGCTGGCCGGGGAGTCCTACGGCCCGCTGCTGCCCTGCGGGGGGCTGCTGCTGCGCGACGACCGCGTGGTCGCCGGGGTGCTCGTCGGCGGCCACGGCGACCCCCCGCTCGCCGGCCCGTGGATCTACGACGTCTTCCGCGACCCGAACCCCCGGTACGCCGGGCTCGGCGCGGTGATGCTGCGCCGGGCGCTCGCCCTGGCCACGCTGCACGGGCTGCCCGCGCTCGGCCTCGCCGTCACCGAGGGCAACCCGGCCCGGCGGCTGTACGAGCGTCTGGGGTTCCGGCACGTGCTCACGTCGGTCACCGTCGTCGTCCCCGGCTGA
- a CDS encoding NADH-quinone oxidoreductase subunit NuoF family protein: protein MTGPGVPEVFRIGPGRLTAGLDRSLRLDYDTHRRVHGRLPRLPVDDLIALAELGDLRGRGGAGFPFARKLRAVIDAAGRRGAPITVVVNATEGEPAAAKDKVLLTRAPHLILDGADLVARALDAREIVVGVAHGGPGERSLLNAVHERGMTDTVRVVRMPDRFISGEGGALVAGINGERPIPPGRKVRASEMGVGGMPTMLSNAETYAQLALLAMLGVDLYSSVGTPLEPGTVLLSVGGSARRPAVVETPTGVRLREVLDLCDAVVGKGVLLGGYHGTWMSAESAERAEVSRAGFEALGGALGAGIVIPLGEGSCPLGETARVARYMAEQSAGQCGPCYMGLPDLARAFGALADGDGHIEAVKRAAEIIRGRGACGHPDGTARFVLSAVGVFAEDVMTHAAYGTCGLPVRGVLPLPQENRAKAQEAQLTVDWSRCEGHGLCAHVVPELISLDQHGYPVVSTASVPFRLEGDARRAIEMCPALALRLAPAPAEARR from the coding sequence ATGACCGGGCCCGGCGTGCCCGAGGTGTTCAGGATCGGCCCCGGCCGGCTCACCGCCGGCCTCGACCGCTCCCTCCGCCTGGACTACGACACGCACCGCAGGGTGCACGGCCGCCTGCCGCGGCTGCCCGTCGACGACCTCATCGCCCTCGCCGAGCTCGGCGACCTGCGCGGCAGGGGAGGCGCGGGCTTCCCGTTCGCCCGCAAGCTCCGCGCGGTCATCGACGCGGCCGGCCGCCGCGGCGCGCCCATCACGGTGGTCGTCAACGCGACCGAGGGCGAGCCCGCGGCCGCCAAGGACAAGGTGCTGCTCACCCGGGCGCCCCACCTGATCCTGGACGGCGCCGACCTGGTCGCCCGCGCGCTGGACGCCCGCGAGATCGTCGTGGGCGTCGCCCACGGCGGGCCGGGGGAGCGGTCCCTGCTCAACGCCGTGCACGAGCGCGGCATGACCGACACCGTGCGCGTCGTCCGCATGCCCGACCGGTTCATCTCCGGCGAGGGCGGCGCCCTGGTCGCCGGCATCAACGGCGAGCGCCCGATCCCGCCGGGCCGCAAGGTCCGGGCCAGCGAGATGGGCGTCGGCGGCATGCCGACCATGCTGTCCAACGCCGAGACCTACGCCCAGCTCGCGCTGCTGGCGATGCTCGGGGTGGACCTGTACTCCTCGGTCGGCACCCCGCTCGAACCGGGCACGGTCCTGCTGTCGGTCGGCGGCTCGGCGCGGCGCCCCGCCGTCGTGGAGACCCCGACCGGCGTGCGGCTGCGCGAGGTGCTCGACCTGTGCGACGCCGTCGTGGGCAAGGGCGTGCTGCTCGGCGGCTACCACGGCACATGGATGTCCGCCGAGTCCGCCGAGCGCGCGGAGGTGTCGCGGGCCGGGTTCGAGGCCCTCGGCGGGGCCCTCGGCGCGGGCATCGTCATCCCGCTCGGCGAGGGCTCCTGCCCGCTCGGCGAGACCGCCAGGGTGGCCAGGTACATGGCCGAGCAGTCGGCCGGGCAGTGCGGCCCCTGCTACATGGGGCTGCCCGACCTGGCGCGGGCGTTCGGCGCGCTCGCCGACGGCGACGGGCACATCGAGGCCGTCAAACGGGCCGCCGAGATCATCCGCGGCCGGGGCGCGTGCGGCCACCCCGACGGCACCGCGCGGTTCGTGCTGTCGGCCGTCGGCGTCTTCGCCGAGGACGTCATGACCCACGCCGCGTACGGCACCTGCGGGCTGCCGGTGCGCGGGGTGCTCCCGCTGCCGCAGGAGAACCGGGCCAAGGCCCAGGAGGCACAGCTCACCGTGGACTGGTCGCGGTGCGAGGGGCACGGCCTGTGCGCCCACGTCGTGCCGGAGCTCATCAGCCTGGACCAGCACGGCTATCCCGTGGTCAGCACCGCCTCGGTGCCGTTCCGGCTGGAGGGCGACGCGCGCCGGGCGATCGAGATGTGCCCCGCGCTCGCCCTGCGCCTGGCCCCCGCGCCCGCCGAGGCGAGGAGGTAG
- a CDS encoding anti-sigma factor family protein: protein MTGLMGSPPHADVAAYILGVLDEEDSEAFEGHLLDCPSCQDELREMYALPDALDLIRGDVIGAPRATAHGAAPGARPAGSVNGAAHGSPGVIQDPRPPGCRSPRRRHAPPRAEESREEITAARARRHRAVALGVAAVLFIGVTGGVAASRLWPGIGGTTVAAPTGAPAATEFREGASPGTGVSGKVGLTPRSWGTEVAFQLSGVTGPERCSLVAVSRGGDTDVVSGWRIRPGDGFGVPGHPGPLRLTGATALATAEIARFEVRRDDGVRLLEIPVT from the coding sequence GTGACCGGCCTCATGGGTTCGCCCCCGCACGCCGACGTGGCGGCGTACATCCTCGGGGTCCTCGACGAGGAGGACTCCGAGGCGTTCGAGGGCCACCTGCTCGACTGCCCGAGCTGCCAGGACGAACTGCGCGAGATGTACGCGCTGCCCGACGCCCTGGACCTGATCAGGGGCGACGTGATCGGCGCGCCCCGCGCCACGGCGCACGGCGCCGCCCCCGGCGCGCGGCCCGCCGGATCCGTCAACGGGGCGGCGCACGGCTCCCCCGGCGTCATCCAGGACCCGCGGCCGCCCGGTTGCCGTTCCCCCCGCCGGCGGCACGCCCCGCCCCGCGCCGAGGAGTCGCGGGAGGAGATCACCGCGGCCCGCGCCCGGCGCCACCGTGCCGTCGCCCTGGGCGTGGCGGCCGTGCTGTTCATCGGCGTCACCGGCGGCGTGGCGGCGTCCCGGCTGTGGCCCGGCATCGGCGGCACGACCGTGGCGGCCCCCACCGGCGCCCCGGCGGCGACCGAGTTCCGCGAGGGCGCGAGCCCCGGCACGGGAGTGAGCGGCAAGGTCGGCCTGACGCCGCGAAGCTGGGGCACCGAGGTCGCCTTCCAGCTCAGCGGCGTCACCGGCCCGGAACGGTGCAGCCTGGTGGCGGTCTCGCGCGGCGGCGACACCGACGTCGTGTCGGGCTGGCGCATCCGGCCCGGGGACGGCTTCGGCGTCCCCGGCCACCCCGGCCCGCTGCGGCTTACCGGCGCCACCGCGCTCGCCACCGCGGAGATCGCCCGCTTCGAGGTGCGCAGGGACGACGGCGTGCGCCTCCTGGAGATCCCCGTCACCTGA
- a CDS encoding sigma-70 family RNA polymerase sigma factor — translation MQRHRSVRSGPEVPHDESDEQLVATLYREFGGPLLRNVRRLTGGDRQWAEDVVQETVFRAWRNAGKLNREPGLLWAWLMTVARRIVIDARRQRSARPQEVEPDRLDSVAVPDWSEPTLSAMVVSEALYSLSEEHREALVQTYLHDRTINEAAEVLGVPPGTVKSRVYYALRALQKTMKERG, via the coding sequence GTGCAGCGTCATCGCAGCGTCCGGTCCGGACCGGAGGTGCCGCACGACGAGTCGGACGAGCAGCTGGTCGCGACGCTCTATCGCGAGTTCGGCGGCCCCCTCCTCCGCAACGTGCGCAGACTGACCGGAGGCGACCGGCAATGGGCAGAGGATGTCGTCCAGGAGACGGTCTTCCGCGCGTGGCGGAACGCGGGGAAGCTGAACAGAGAACCCGGCCTGTTATGGGCCTGGCTGATGACCGTGGCGCGCAGGATCGTCATCGACGCGCGCAGGCAGCGCTCGGCGCGCCCCCAGGAGGTCGAACCCGACCGGCTCGACAGCGTCGCCGTCCCCGACTGGTCGGAGCCGACGTTGTCGGCGATGGTGGTGTCGGAGGCCCTGTACAGCCTGTCGGAGGAGCATCGGGAAGCGCTCGTGCAGACGTACCTGCACGACCGTACGATCAATGAGGCCGCCGAGGTGCTCGGCGTGCCGCCCGGGACGGTCAAGTCCCGGGTGTACTACGCGCTCCGCGCCCTGCAGAAGACGATGAAGGAGAGGGGGTGA
- a CDS encoding DUF4142 domain-containing protein: MNRLQLRSIRLVEVLAALAFLVIATITVFAIAPGIVPGASGSSGEWTGTESGPLGPADRDFLVKVRQAGLWEIPTGQQAQERAGGERVKEVGRHLVADHTKLDEQVRALAAKLDVPLPSTPTTDQQNWMAELSAKTGEDYDRAFAARLRFAHGKVFAVVAAVRAGTRNDEIRAFAQVAVDVVMKHMTLLESTGKVDYSSLPTPPPPSPNPSK, from the coding sequence GTGAACCGGCTACAGCTCAGGTCCATACGGCTCGTCGAGGTGCTCGCCGCACTCGCGTTCCTGGTCATCGCCACGATCACGGTCTTCGCCATCGCGCCCGGCATCGTGCCGGGCGCGAGCGGCTCCTCCGGGGAGTGGACCGGGACCGAGTCCGGCCCGCTCGGGCCCGCCGACCGCGACTTCCTGGTGAAGGTGCGCCAGGCCGGCCTGTGGGAGATCCCGACCGGGCAGCAGGCGCAGGAGCGTGCCGGCGGCGAACGCGTCAAGGAGGTCGGCCGGCATCTCGTCGCCGACCACACCAAGCTCGACGAGCAGGTGCGCGCCCTGGCCGCCAAGCTGGACGTCCCCCTGCCGAGCACGCCCACCACCGACCAGCAGAACTGGATGGCCGAGCTGTCCGCCAAGACCGGAGAGGACTACGACCGCGCCTTCGCCGCCCGGCTGCGCTTCGCCCACGGCAAGGTGTTCGCCGTCGTCGCGGCCGTGCGCGCGGGCACCAGGAACGACGAGATCCGAGCGTTCGCGCAGGTCGCGGTCGACGTGGTCATGAAACACATGACGCTTCTCGAAAGCACGGGCAAAGTCGACTACTCGTCGTTGCCCACGCCCCCGCCTCCCTCCCCTAACCCCTCCAAGTAG